The nucleotide window CTTACCCCGGGAGAGCCGGCGCGAGGCCGGCCGGCGGTGGCGGTGGCGGTGGAGTCCGCTTCCGGGGCTTGGCTCCCCGGCGGCCGAGGAGCATCACAGGCAAGACGAACATGGCACCCAGGGTTCCGGCAATCGTCCCTCCGGCGGTGGCCAGCGCAATCGACCCGAACAAACTGTCGGCCTCGGTACCGATGGCCAGTGGAATCAGGCTCGCCATCGTGGTCAGGGTCACCAGCACGATCATGCCGGCCCGGTCGCGGGTGGCGTAGACGATATCCGCCGCGGTGAGGCGACGCGACGCCCGGCCAGAGGCCCCGACCCGGCGGCGCCGTTCCAACGCGGCGTCGACCAGTAAGATCGATTGGTTGACCGCGAGCCCCACCACGAGGATGACGCCGACGGCGGCCTCCCGGCTGAATCCGGTGCCGGTGGCCCAAAAGATCGCAGCCACCCCGGCCAGCGCCAACGGCAGGCTCAAGAACACCATGGCCGCCGCCCACTGTGAATCAAACACGAACGCCACCGACAACAGGACCAGCACCACCCCGATGGCGAAGACCAACCAGAGACCCTTGGTGCTGTCGTCTTCCTGCCAGGCAAACTGGTCATCGCCGACGGTGTAGCCGGCCGGTACCGCAATCGAACCCATGAAGGCTTTGTGGGTCCGGTTGGCCAGCTTCTGGGGCCCCCGGAAGTCATAGCTTAAGATCCGAACGTACTGCTGGTCCTCCCGGTTGATCTGGCTCAAGCCTTCTCGCTCGGTGACGGCCGCGAGGTCACTGACTCGGACCGGCGCGTTGCCTTCGTTCGGAACCAACGAGGCCCGGAGATCCTCGAGGCTCCGCTCCTGAGACCCCTTGGCTTTGACGCTGACGGTGACTTCTTCGTCGTCGAGTTCGAGCTTCTGGCCGCCCACCGCGCCGCGGATTTCCCGGGCCACTGCTTGCGAGAAAGCTTGGGCTGTGACGCCGGCCCGAGCTAACGCGGCCCGGTCCGGCGCCAGCGCCACGCTGACGGCTCGTTCCGACCGGAAGAAGCTCCCGGCATTGATGTTGACTTCGCGAACCCGGGGAATCCGCTCGAGTCGGGTCTTGAGGTCCCGGGCCAGCTGCTCGACGCCTGAGAAGGAGTATCCGAGGATCTTGACCCGGAAACTCACCGAACTGCCGCCGCCGCCATTGAAGAAACCCTGGCCCCGACCGAACACACCGATCGATGCCCCGCCGACGAACACCGCCCGCTGGGTCATTTCTTCTTGCATGGCGGTTGGAATCGCGGTGAGCCCCGCGGGCTTGGTGAAGGTGACTCGCAGTTGTCCGAATCCGGGGAAGCCCCGCGCTTCCACCCGATCAACGCCCTCCCGGCCAACGGCGATCCGCTCGAATTCCGAAATGGCCCGATCGACGCTGGCCGGATCGGACCCTCGCGGAAAGTTGATGGTGACGAACAGCTCCGACCGTTTGCCGTACCAATCGCCGAAGGACGACTTCGGCACCTTCTTGATGAATCCCCAAGTCAGGACGCCGAACCAGGCCGTGGTGACGACCAAGGTGGCCCACCGCCATCGGAGCAGTCTGAGGACCGATCGAGTGTAGGCCCGGTGGAGCCCCCGCCAGTTTTGGGTCGTCATGCCGTGGCCGCCGCCAACCGCCGGGATCATCACCACCGAACTGATCACCGACCACCCCAGCGCCAGGAGAAATGCGGCCGCAAAGGGCATGAAGGTGGCCCGCGCGTTCCCCTGCAGGTACATGAACGGAAGCAGCACGACAGCGGTGGTCAGCGTCGATCCAATGACCGCGGGCATGATCCGCGCCCCCGCCTCCGCCCGGCCCTCGATCGTATCGGG belongs to Gemmatimonadota bacterium and includes:
- a CDS encoding efflux RND transporter permease subunit produces the protein MIRWAAGRPAVVWAAGAAVTLAGGVAFTKLPLATKTQVELPRLTVSATWFGSAPELVETYLTSPLEEAIQSVRGVKKISSESGDGSARLEVELEPKTDVTLARLEIHERIELLRDRLPQGAEPPSVENYTPQELDEQPLLTYSIVGPYTSGTLTKLTRDQVYPRVTAVPGVSGVGLSGSAEPGVAVTYDPVRLRQLGINPDVIRAAVASARVVQALGEQPRGTNVLTVALRDRPKALEDLGQLVIRAPSGRVFRLDELATIRPDEDNRGRFARINAVPAVTMQISRMAGADAIQTAERIKATMNEIHRLLPPGIVFKVESDESKDLKKQLNDLLIRGLIAFGAVMLVLAIAMRNLTSIWLVMGSAAVSIAGTALGLYLLKIPANLLTLAGLGMGVGILVQNGLVVVERLRHAPDTIEGRAEAGARIMPAVIGSTLTTAVVLLPFMYLQGNARATFMPFAAAFLLALGWSVISSVVMIPAVGGGHGMTTQNWRGLHRAYTRSVLRLLRWRWATLVVTTAWFGVLTWGFIKKVPKSSFGDWYGKRSELFVTINFPRGSDPASVDRAISEFERIAVGREGVDRVEARGFPGFGQLRVTFTKPAGLTAIPTAMQEEMTQRAVFVGGASIGVFGRGQGFFNGGGGSSVSFRVKILGYSFSGVEQLARDLKTRLERIPRVREVNINAGSFFRSERAVSVALAPDRAALARAGVTAQAFSQAVAREIRGAVGGQKLELDDEEVTVSVKAKGSQERSLEDLRASLVPNEGNAPVRVSDLAAVTEREGLSQINREDQQYVRILSYDFRGPQKLANRTHKAFMGSIAVPAGYTVGDDQFAWQEDDSTKGLWLVFAIGVVLVLLSVAFVFDSQWAAAMVFLSLPLALAGVAAIFWATGTGFSREAAVGVILVVGLAVNQSILLVDAALERRRRVGASGRASRRLTAADIVYATRDRAGMIVLVTLTTMASLIPLAIGTEADSLFGSIALATAGGTIAGTLGAMFVLPVMLLGRRGAKPRKRTPPPPPPPAGLAPALPG